The Stutzerimonas stutzeri DNA window GCGTTTCCGTTCGTCGCCTTGCTGGTGTCTGGCGGGCATACGCAGCTGGTGCGTGTGGATGGCATCGGCCGCTACGAGCTGCTCGGCGAATCGGTGGACGATGCCGCTGGCGAGGCGTTCGACAAGACCGCCAAGCTCATGGGCCTGCGCTACCCGGGCGGACCGGAGATCGCACGGCTGGCCGAGCAGGGCACGCCGGGACGCTTCGTCTTCCCGCGCCCGATGACCGACCGGCCGGGGCTGGACTTCAGCTTCAGTGGGTTGAAGACCTTCACGCTCAATACCTGGCAGCAGTGCCGCGATGCCGGCGACGACAGCGAGCAGACTCGCTGCGACATCGCGCTGGCCTTCCAGCAGGCGGTGGTGGAGACGCTGACCATCAAGTGCCGACGGGCGCTGAAGCAGACCGGGCTGAAATCGCTGGTCATCGCTGGAGGGGTCAGTGCCAACCAGTCGCTGCGTCAGTCGCTGGAAACGATGCTTGCCGAACTCAAGGGGCAGGTGTTCTATGCGCGGCCACGTTTCTGCACCGACAACGGCGCAATGATCGCCTACGCTGGCTGTCAACGCCTGCTGGCGGGCCAGCATGATGGGCCGGCGATCGCCGTACAGCCACGCTGGTCAATGGAGACGCTGCCGGCGATCTGAACCGCATCGACCTAGAAGTGCCTTTCCCGGCCAGCGAACAGATCGCGAACATTGCTGCGGTGACGCCAGACTATCAGCGTTGCCAACAGGCTCATCGGCAGCAGCGCACCGGGCTGCTGCCAGGCCAGCAGCGGCAGGCAGAGCGGCAGGGCGATCAGGGCTGCCAGCGAACTGGTGCGGGTCATGCGGAATACCAGGAGCCAGGCGGCGATGGCCAACAGCGCGGCCGGCGGGTAGAGCGCGAGCAGGGCGCCGGCGGCGGTCGCCACGCCCTTGCCGCCGCGAAAACGGAAGTACAACGGATAGAGATGGCCGCATACCGCCGCCAGACCGATCCAGGCCTGCTGCTGGACGCTCATGTCCAGCGAGGCGGCCAGCAGGACGGGCAGCAAGCCCTTGAGCAGATCGCCGAACAGCGTGCAGATCGCCAGGCGCTTGCCGGCCAGACGAAGCATATTGGTGGCGCCGGGGTTGCCGGAGCCACCGGCGCGCGGGTCGGGTATCCCGGCCAGGCGGCTGAGCAGTATGGCGAATGACAGCGAGCCGATCAGGTACGCGAGCAAGGTCAGCAGCCAGAACATGGAATCCATCCGGGGCAGGGAGTCCCTGAGTCTAACGGCGCGTTTCGAGCTTGTCGTGCCGCAGGAGAACGTTGCGTGGATACAGTCTTCATCGAAGGCCTGGAAGTGGATACGGTGATCGGCGCCTATGATTGGGAGCGCGGCATCCGGCAGTGCCTGCAGTTGGACCTGACGCTGGGCTGGGACATCCGTCCGGCGGCGCGGAACGACGAGCTGGACAAGGCGCTGGACTATGCCAAGGTCGCCGCAGCCATCGATCAGTTCGCTGCCGAGGCGCGCTTCGAGCTGGTCGAGACCTTCGCCGAACGCCTGGCGCAGCGCCTGATGAGCGAGTTCGGCATTCTCTGGCTGCGCCTGCGGGTCACCAAGCCCGGCGTCAATGCGCGCGCCCGTGCGCTGGGCGTGGAGATCGAACGCGGATGTCGCTAACTCCGGTGCTGCTCGGCCTGGGCAGCAATGTCCAGCGTGAGCCCCATCTGCATGCCGGCCTCGATGCGCTGGCCGAGCTGCTGGTGAACATGCGTTGTTCGCCGGTGTTCGAAAGCCTGGCGGTGGGCTACAAGGGCGACAACTTCTACAACCTCGTGGTCGCCGGCGATACCGAGCTGCCGCTGACCGAACTGGACCGGCGGCTCAAGTTCATCGAGGCGGACAACGGTCGTTACGCGCCGGATCGCAAGGGATTGCCACTAGATATCGACGTGCTGCTCTATGGCGAGCTGGTCGGCAATTTCCACGGTTTGCTGCTGCCGCGTGCGGAGATTCTCAAGAACGCCTTCGTGCTCTGGCCGCTGGCGCTGCTGGCCCCGACCGTACGGCACCCGGCCGCGGACGCCAGCTTTGCCGAGCTGTGGGCGCAATCGACCATCGACCAACAGCTCTGGCCGGTGCCCTTCCAGTGGCGCGGCGCGGAGCTCACGCCCCCGGAGCTGGTCCGCGCCCACCCGCCGCGTTGTGCCTGACTAGCCGTTATTCGCATTCTGCTGGCAATGCCGCCGCAGTGCCTCGAGTCGGGCAGCGGCGAGTGCCTTGCCCAGCTCGGCGCCCTGGTGGCCTTGTTCCAGCAGCGGTTTGATCGCGACGTCACGAGCTGTTTTCGCCGCCGCCCGCAGGTAGTCGACCTGGGGTAAGGGTTGCGCGGCGCCGTCTGCCGGGGCGGTCATTTCGCAGGCCGCGATGAAGTGCTCGAAGCGTTCCGGGCGGCGATAGATATCGAAGTGCTGCAGCATGTCGAGCAATGCCTCGGCGGGCAGCGTGCGCGCATCGAGTGCGTTCTGGTGGTAGCGGCCGAACAGCATCGCCAGTTCCTGGCAATCCCGCGGCGCCTTGCAGCGCTGGTTCAGGGCGGCGATGGCCTGCAGGCGTGCCTCCTGGCTGGCGGCTGGTCCGGCGCTGCCGAGCAGCAGGCAGGCCCAGCGTACCGGCAGTGGCTGGGCGTGCTTCGCACAGCGCCGCAGTGCGCCGAGCAATGCTTCGCCATGTGCGCTTTGCTCCTCGAAACTGGCAGCCAGTTCGGGGAACAGCTCTGGTAGGGCGTGACAGGCTTGCAGTACCTGAATGAAGACATCTGGGCGCGGCTCCATCAAGGCGCGGGAGATCTCCTTCCAGCTGCGTTCGGCGGTGAGTGCCGACAGCTCGCCGGAGCGCGCCAGCTGACGCATCAGCTCAAGGGTTTCGTCGGCGATGCGAAAACCGAGGTCGGCGTAACGCGCGGCGAAGCGCGCCACGCGCAGCACGCGCAGCGGGTCTTCCGCAAAGGCCGGCGACACGTGGCGCAACAGTCGGGCCTGCAGATCACGCTGGCCGCCGTAGGGGTCGATCAATTGCCCCTGCTCGTCTTCGGCAATGGCATTGATGGTGAGGTCGCGTCGCTGCAGATCCTCCTCGAGGGTGACCTCGGGGCTGGCATGGAAGGTGAAGCCGCCATAACCGCGGCCGCTCTTGCGCTCGGTACGGGCCAGGGCGTACTCCTCGCCGCTCTGCGGATGCAGGAACACCGGAAAGTCTGCTCCCACCGGGCGAAAGCCCTGGGCCTGCATTACCTCCGGGGTGGCGCCGACCACCACCCAGTCCACTTCACTGACCGCGCGCCCCAACAGGCGATCACGCACCGCGCCGCCGACTTTGTAGATCTGCATAACCACCTCCGTAGGCGCGGAGGATAAAGGATATCGGCCGTATGGCCACAGATTGGTGCTGAGGAAGGGGCCGCGGGCGTTGCCCGCGACGTCGGTCAGGCGAAGTTCATGCCGGGGAAGCGGCTGTCGGTCTCCGTCTCGTTGCTGGCGCGAGGGGGCATGTGATGGGTGTTGACCAGCTTGTCGTCCTGCATCGATTGCAGGTGCACGTCGAACCCCCACAGCCGGTGCAGATGCTTGAGTACCTCGTCGGTGGATGCGCCCAGCGGCTTGCGATCATGCTGCATGTGACGCAGGGTCAGCGAGCGATCACCGCGGCGATCGACGTTCCACACCTGCACGTTGGGTTCGCGGTTGCCGAGGTTGTACTGCGCCGCGAGCAATTCGCGAATGGTGTGGTAGCCACTTTCGTCGTGGATCGCCGGCACCAGCAGTTCGTCCTTGCGGTCGTCGTCGAGAATACTGAACAGCTTCAAATCGCGGATCACCTTGGGCGAGAGGAATTGCAGGATGAAGCTCTCGTCCTTGAAGTTGTTCATGGCGAATTTCACAGTGGTCAGCCAGTCGCTGCCGGCGATGTCCGGGAACCAGCGCTTGTCCTCTTCGGTCGGGTTCTCGCAGATCCGGCGGATGTCCTGGTACATGGCGAAGCCCAGGGTGTAAGGGTTGATGCCGCTGTAGTAGGGGCTGTCGAAGCCGGGCTGGTAGATCACGCTGGTATGCGACTGCAGGAACTCCATCATGAAGCCGTCGGTGACCAGGCCTTCGTCGTACAGATCGTTGAGCAGGGTGTAGTGCCAGAAGGTGGCCCAGCCCTCGTTCATCACCTGGGTCTGGCGCTGTGGATAGAAGTATTGTGCGATCTTGCGCACGATGCGCACCACCTCGCGCTGCCACGGCTCCAACAAAGGGGCGTGTTTCTCGATGAAATAGAGAATGTTCTCCTGCGGCTCCGCCGGGAAACGCTGGTTCCCGGCCTGCCCGTCGCCCTTGTCGGCGCCCTTGGGAATGGTTCGCCAGAGATCGTTGATCTGCCGCTGCAGATGCTCCTCGCGGTCCTTCTGCCGGCGCCGTTCTTCCTCGGCAGAGATGGGGTAGGGGCGCTTGTAGCGGTC harbors:
- a CDS encoding SpoVR family protein, giving the protein MKRQPISTGSEWTFDLIRQYDREIGRIAERYALDTYPNQIEVITAEQMMDAYASVGMPLGYHHWSYGKQFLHTEKHYKRGQMGLAYEIVINSDPCIAYLMEENTMCMQALVIAHASYGHNSFFKGNYLFRTWTDASSIIDYLVFAKQYIMQCEERHGIDAVEDLLDSCHALMNYGVDRYKRPYPISAEEERRRQKDREEHLQRQINDLWRTIPKGADKGDGQAGNQRFPAEPQENILYFIEKHAPLLEPWQREVVRIVRKIAQYFYPQRQTQVMNEGWATFWHYTLLNDLYDEGLVTDGFMMEFLQSHTSVIYQPGFDSPYYSGINPYTLGFAMYQDIRRICENPTEEDKRWFPDIAGSDWLTTVKFAMNNFKDESFILQFLSPKVIRDLKLFSILDDDRKDELLVPAIHDESGYHTIRELLAAQYNLGNREPNVQVWNVDRRGDRSLTLRHMQHDRKPLGASTDEVLKHLHRLWGFDVHLQSMQDDKLVNTHHMPPRASNETETDSRFPGMNFA
- the folB gene encoding dihydroneopterin aldolase, with the translated sequence MDTVFIEGLEVDTVIGAYDWERGIRQCLQLDLTLGWDIRPAARNDELDKALDYAKVAAAIDQFAAEARFELVETFAERLAQRLMSEFGILWLRLRVTKPGVNARARALGVEIERGCR
- the plsY gene encoding glycerol-3-phosphate 1-O-acyltransferase PlsY is translated as MFWLLTLLAYLIGSLSFAILLSRLAGIPDPRAGGSGNPGATNMLRLAGKRLAICTLFGDLLKGLLPVLLAASLDMSVQQQAWIGLAAVCGHLYPLYFRFRGGKGVATAAGALLALYPPAALLAIAAWLLVFRMTRTSSLAALIALPLCLPLLAWQQPGALLPMSLLATLIVWRHRSNVRDLFAGRERHF
- a CDS encoding multifunctional CCA addition/repair protein, coding for MQIYKVGGAVRDRLLGRAVSEVDWVVVGATPEVMQAQGFRPVGADFPVFLHPQSGEEYALARTERKSGRGYGGFTFHASPEVTLEEDLQRRDLTINAIAEDEQGQLIDPYGGQRDLQARLLRHVSPAFAEDPLRVLRVARFAARYADLGFRIADETLELMRQLARSGELSALTAERSWKEISRALMEPRPDVFIQVLQACHALPELFPELAASFEEQSAHGEALLGALRRCAKHAQPLPVRWACLLLGSAGPAASQEARLQAIAALNQRCKAPRDCQELAMLFGRYHQNALDARTLPAEALLDMLQHFDIYRRPERFEHFIAACEMTAPADGAAQPLPQVDYLRAAAKTARDVAIKPLLEQGHQGAELGKALAAARLEALRRHCQQNANNG
- the folK gene encoding 2-amino-4-hydroxy-6-hydroxymethyldihydropteridine diphosphokinase — its product is MSLTPVLLGLGSNVQREPHLHAGLDALAELLVNMRCSPVFESLAVGYKGDNFYNLVVAGDTELPLTELDRRLKFIEADNGRYAPDRKGLPLDIDVLLYGELVGNFHGLLLPRAEILKNAFVLWPLALLAPTVRHPAADASFAELWAQSTIDQQLWPVPFQWRGAELTPPELVRAHPPRCA
- the tsaD gene encoding tRNA (adenosine(37)-N6)-threonylcarbamoyltransferase complex transferase subunit TsaD is translated as MLVLGLETSCDETGVALYDSERGLLADALFSQIDLHRVYGGVVPELASRDHVKRMLPLIRQVLAEAGREAGQVDAVAYTAGPGLVGALLVGASCAQALALAWGVPAVGVHHMEGHLLAPMLEAQPPAFPFVALLVSGGHTQLVRVDGIGRYELLGESVDDAAGEAFDKTAKLMGLRYPGGPEIARLAEQGTPGRFVFPRPMTDRPGLDFSFSGLKTFTLNTWQQCRDAGDDSEQTRCDIALAFQQAVVETLTIKCRRALKQTGLKSLVIAGGVSANQSLRQSLETMLAELKGQVFYARPRFCTDNGAMIAYAGCQRLLAGQHDGPAIAVQPRWSMETLPAI